A region from the Scylla paramamosain isolate STU-SP2022 unplaced genomic scaffold, ASM3559412v1 Contig2, whole genome shotgun sequence genome encodes:
- the LOC135095960 gene encoding zinc finger protein 33B-like: protein MALSETWVQFVMAATLPCSTDQASIQAAALPGTDGCLASPRVPAGLDTACAGRSGAAVEVVRPGSSMSGWWRQQQQQQQQQQQQQQPASGVGRRKHGGKNHLEAGSSVHRGESKFECQQCDKTFVSRQGLDYHILTHSGVRNYECGECGRKFTCKPSLTRHTLTHSGVRNYECDECGKKFIRKCQLTSHTLTHSGVRNYECDECGKKFIHKYSLTSHTQTHSGVRNYECDECGKKFIHKSQLTSHTLTHSGVRNYECDECGKKFTHKSNFTTHSLTHSCVRNYECDECGKKFTHKYSLTSHTLTHSGVRNYECGECGKKFIHKSQLTSHTLTHSGVRNYECGECGKKFTRKSQLTSHTLTHSGVRNYECGECGKKFIHKSQLTSHTLTHSGVRNYECDECGKKFIHKYSLTSHTLTHSGVRNYECDECGKRFPTISRLNQHTFRHTGVREFECDVCGKCFKTKAEIAQHVKIHF, encoded by the coding sequence ATGGCTCTTTCTGAGACGTGGGTACAGTTTGTAATGGCCGCCACTCTTCCCTGCTCCACAGACCAGGCCAGCATCCAGGCCGCCGCCCTGCCTGGCACTGACGGCTGTCTGGCCTCCCCGAGGGTCCCTGCAGGACTGGACACGGCGTGTGCTGGCAGGAGTGGTGCTGCGGTGGAGGTCGTGAGACCGGGCAGCAGCATGAGCGGCTGGTggcggcagcaacagcagcagcagcagcagcagcagcagcagcagcagccagcctcaggtgtggggaggcGCAAGCATGGTGGCAAGAATCATCTGGAGGCAGGCAGCTCTGtccacagaggagagagcaagtttgagtgccagcagtgtgacaaAACTTTTGTATCCAGACAAGGCCTTGACTACCacatcctgacacacagtggtgttagaaattatgagtgtggtgagtgtggcaggaaATTTACCTGTAAGCCTTccctcaccagacacaccctgacacacagtggtgttagaaattatgagtgtgatgagtgtgggaagaaatttatccGCAAGTGTCAGCTCAcctcacacaccctgacacacagtggtgttagaaattatgaatgtgatgagtgtgggaagaaatttatccACAAGTAttccctcacctcacacacccagacacacagtggtgttagaaattatgagtgtgatgagtgtgggaagaaatttatccACAAGTCTCAGCTCAcctcacacaccctgacacacagtggtgttagaaattatgagtgtgatgagtgtgggaagaaatttacccacaagtctaacttcaccacacactccctgacacacagttgtgttagaaattatgaatgtgatgagtgtgggaagaaatttacccacaagtattccctcacctcacacaccctgacacatagtggtgttagaaattatgagtgtggtgagtgtgggaagaaatttatccACAAGTCTCAGCTCAcctcacacaccctgacacacagtggtgttagaaattatgagtgtggtgagtgtgggaagaaatttacccgcAAGTCTCAGCTCAcctcacacaccctgacacacagtggtgttagaaattatgagtgtggtgagtgtgggaagaaatttatccACAAGTCTCAGCTCAcctcacacaccctgacacacagtggtgttagaaattatgaatgtgatgagtgtgggaagaaatttatccACAAGTAttccctcacctcacacaccctgacacacagtggtgttagaaattatgagtgtgatgagtgtggcaaaagatttcCTACCATTTCTCGTCTCAATCAACACACCTTCAGACACACTGGGGTGAGGGAGTTcgagtgtgatgtttgtggcaagtgtttcaagacaaaggCTGAGATTGCCCAGCACGTGAAGATCCacttctga